The stretch of DNA GGAAATACGAGTAAGCCTTGAGACTCCCGTCAGATCCGAGTCTTAGATACGAGATCGTTCCGttgtaattgattttgtttaagtttaaAGTTCCTCCGCCGCTTCCGATTGGTCTGACTTGGAGTAACCGGCGGTTATTACCCGGGTTCGTAGCGGGTTGCGGTGCGGGTTCGAGGAGAAGCTCGTAAGCTGACGGCTCCGTTAAGTTATCGAACTCTCGCGTGACGGCGAAGGTGACGGTGCCGCGGAAATCGTGATCAGGCCATCCGCCGTAAACTAACGGCGTACCGGTTTTGTTAACGTACATGGTTAAACCTTTGGTATCAAGCACCATGCTGTACGGACCATCTGAGCCGTCCACGTCAGATGTTCGGCTGACGAGTTTGTTGACTCCGTTGACTTTTAGGGACTGGCCGTTGAGGAGTGTGTCGGTTGGGTGATCGAAGCTCTGCCAGACGAATTTGCCGTTTTTGTCGTGTAGCACCATGTTTCCGTTGGGCAAGATTCGGAACCCTGTGACGCCTTTGTTAGCTGTGTTGGTCTGCCACTTGACTCGTCCGTCTGCTTCAGCGAGGACGAGGTTTCCGTTGCGACCTAGCGAGAGCGTTGCGTTTTCTCCGACGGGGTTGTTGCGGTTAGCGTCCCAGATCCAGCGCATGAGAGACTCGTCGCGCCTGAGTCCGACTCGGAGAGCTAAGACATAGGCGCTAGGGGTAGTATTGTAAAACAAGAGCTGGAACGGTGACGTGAAGAAGCTCTGGTTTGATGATTCGATGAAGCGGTAACTGGCGTCGTACTCGGTGATGTATTCGCCGAACTCGCCTTCGTTGACGACTCTGAATTGTTTCGCCGGAGGGACTTGAGCTTTAACCACTGAAACAGTGGCAATGGCAAGTGCTAAAGTTAATAAGATATGAAATCGTgacatgatttttgtttcgaGTATGAAGGAGTATATGTTATTGTTAGAAGATGTATATGTTGTGGgtggtat from Camelina sativa cultivar DH55 chromosome 9, Cs, whole genome shotgun sequence encodes:
- the LOC104714160 gene encoding epidermis-specific secreted glycoprotein EP1-like; translation: MSRFHILLTLALAIATVSVVKAQVPPAKQFRVVNEGEFGEYITEYDASYRFIESSNQSFFTSPFQLLFYNTTPSAYVLALRVGLRRDESLMRWIWDANRNNPVGENATLSLGRNGNLVLAEADGRVKWQTNTANKGVTGFRILPNGNMVLHDKNGKFVWQSFDHPTDTLLNGQSLKVNGVNKLVSRTSDVDGSDGPYSMVLDTKGLTMYVNKTGTPLVYGGWPDHDFRGTVTFAVTREFDNLTEPSAYELLLEPAPQPATNPGNNRRLLQVRPIGSGGGTLNLNKINYNGTISYLRLGSDGSLKAYSYFPAATYLKWEESFSFFSTYFVRQCGLPSFCGDYGYCDRGMCVACPTPNGLLGWSDTCAPPKTTQFCSGGKGKTVNYYKIVGVEHFTGPYVNDGQGPTSVNDCKAKCDGDCKCLGYFYKEKDKKCLLAPLLGTLIKDNNASSVAYIKY